One genomic segment of Euzebya pacifica includes these proteins:
- a CDS encoding type IV pilin protein codes for MGRSDRTRGFTLVELAAIVVVVGILAAVAIVAVNRARESNELTLADQSVSSVAAAQFDFADRYGTYTDWPADLDLPDGPQVSAGPSDRSGVVSLAMSTDGAIGLAAGNGSECVLRTITSPLDGASVTERTVGDNVSCSGSSALPSGSERTVPESRLPL; via the coding sequence ATGGGTCGATCGGATAGAACGCGCGGGTTCACACTGGTTGAGCTCGCCGCGATCGTTGTTGTCGTCGGCATCCTCGCCGCAGTCGCGATCGTGGCGGTCAACCGGGCCCGCGAATCCAACGAACTGACGTTGGCCGACCAATCGGTTTCCTCCGTCGCCGCAGCCCAGTTCGACTTCGCAGACCGCTACGGGACGTATACCGACTGGCCCGCCGACCTTGACCTTCCTGACGGGCCCCAGGTTTCCGCTGGACCGTCAGACCGGTCCGGCGTCGTCTCACTGGCCATGTCCACCGACGGGGCCATTGGCCTGGCCGCCGGCAACGGCTCCGAGTGCGTTCTCCGGACCATCACCTCCCCGTTGGACGGCGCGTCGGTGACCGAACGGACCGTCGGCGACAACGTCTCCTGCTCCGGTTCCTCAGCGCTTCCCAGTGGATCGGAACGAACTGTGCCCGAGTCGAGGCTGCCGCTGTGA
- a CDS encoding M23 family metallopeptidase has protein sequence MTRTLAIAAIALVVVFAGLPATADDDHTDGGASGLGPSGSDLTVAELLERSQALTLDHRHAMSRIAALDSLLPGTADVTEPLVADHYEQRAAQLDIDLYVATVELQSAAAAAVPDALDQAATWFDIAGGTTDAPPVPETLLTAPLDADPLAFANPATGDTVGIGTGLSQGGGYVCPVGGPVRFINDWGFPRSGGRTHKGLDMFASIGTPLLAPRDGVTNRITYTDTGLGGITVRMVDDDGIYWYLTHLSAVAPGVVPGQRVVAGQVLGATGNTGNARYTPPHLHAQRHPGGPSSPAAPLYEFMVAACQGNFSTAIQQG, from the coding sequence ATGACCCGAACCCTCGCCATCGCAGCCATCGCCCTGGTCGTCGTGTTCGCCGGGTTGCCGGCGACCGCGGACGACGACCACACCGACGGTGGGGCATCCGGCCTCGGGCCGTCAGGCAGCGACCTGACCGTTGCCGAACTGCTCGAGCGGTCGCAGGCGTTGACGTTGGACCACCGTCACGCCATGAGCCGCATCGCAGCGCTCGACAGCCTGCTGCCCGGCACCGCCGACGTCACCGAACCGTTGGTCGCCGACCACTACGAGCAGCGGGCCGCCCAGCTCGACATCGACCTGTACGTGGCCACCGTGGAGTTGCAGAGCGCGGCCGCAGCGGCCGTGCCCGACGCACTGGATCAAGCCGCCACGTGGTTCGACATCGCCGGCGGGACCACCGATGCACCCCCGGTCCCCGAGACGCTGCTGACCGCGCCGCTGGACGCCGACCCTCTCGCGTTCGCCAACCCCGCGACCGGCGACACGGTCGGGATCGGCACGGGCCTGTCGCAAGGCGGCGGGTACGTCTGCCCCGTCGGTGGCCCCGTCCGGTTCATCAACGACTGGGGGTTCCCGCGGTCGGGAGGACGGACCCACAAGGGTCTGGACATGTTCGCCAGCATCGGCACGCCCCTGTTGGCCCCGCGCGACGGCGTCACCAACCGGATCACCTACACCGATACCGGCCTGGGCGGCATCACCGTCCGCATGGTCGATGACGACGGAATCTACTGGTACCTCACCCACCTGTCGGCCGTCGCGCCCGGTGTGGTGCCAGGGCAGAGGGTGGTCGCCGGGCAGGTGCTCGGGGCGACGGGGAACACCGGCAACGCCAGATACACGCCCCCCCACTTGCACGCGCAACGCCACCCTGGTGGGCCCTCCAGCCCGGCAGCCCCCCTGTACGAGTTCATGGTTGCCGCCTGCCAAGGCAACTTCTCCACCGCGATCCAGCAGGGATAG